A window of Citrus sinensis cultivar Valencia sweet orange chromosome 7, DVS_A1.0, whole genome shotgun sequence contains these coding sequences:
- the LOC102608225 gene encoding probable disease resistance protein At5g63020 isoform X13, whose translation MCSIFQITCDGALFNRCLDCFLGKAAYIRNLPDNLVALETELGNLIAAKNDVTRRVDNAERQQMRRLDRVQRWISRVEVVETEADELIRHGSREIEKLCVGGYCSKNCMSSYKFGKQVAKKLRDVRTLISEGVFEVVADRAPEPVADERPTEPTIVGLQSQLEQVWRCLVVEESVGIIGLYGMGGVGKTTLLTHINNKFLENPINFDCVIWVVVSKDLRLEKIQEDIGKKIGLFDDSWKSKSVEEKAVDIFRSLREKRFVLLLDDIWERVDLTKVGVPLPGPQNTTSKVVFTTRSIDVCGSMESHRKFPVACLSEEDAWELFREKVGQETLESHHDIVELAQTVARECDGLPLALLTIGRAMACKRTAEEWRHAVEVLRRSASEFAGLGEKVYSLLKFSYDSLQNETIKSCFLYCCLYPEDYGILKWDLIDCWIGEGFLEQSDRLSAEYQGYYIVGTLVQACLLEELEDDKVKMHDVIRDMALWITSEIEKEKRNFLVRAGAGLKEAPAVKGWENVRRLSLMQNQIETLSEVPTCPHLLTLFLDFNQELEMIADGFFQFMPSLKVLKISNCGNIFQLPVGMSKLGSLELLDISHTFIKELPEELKKLVNLKCLNLRWTRELNKIPRQLISNSSRLRVLRMFATGYIRFDDAPEDGVLFGGGEVLIQELLGLKYLEVLELTLGSYHALQILLSSNKLKSCIRSLYLELTGDTTSIIDATAFADLNHLNELYINNGIELEELKIDYTQIVRKRREPFVFRSLHRVTVMDCHKLKDVTFLVFAPNLKSLTLFDCGAMEEIISVGKFAETPEMMGHISPFENLQLLDLDNLPHLKSIFWKPLPFTHLKKMVVVQRCDQLEKLPLDSNSAKERKFVIRGYTGWWNRLQWEDEATQIAFRSCFQPMGVLSGGRKI comes from the coding sequence CTCCCAGATAATCTTGTTGCCTTGGAGACTGAATTGGGAAATCTAATCGCAGCAAAGAACGATGTGACGAGGAGGGTTGACAATGCTGAACGGCAACAAATGAGAAGGCTGGACCGAGTGCAACGATGGATTTCGAGAGTGGAAGTTGTTGAAACTGAAGCCGATGAATTGATAAGACATGGCTCTcgagaaattgaaaaattatgtgTTGGAGGCTACTGTTCCAAGAACTGCATGTCAAGCTACAAGTTCGGAAAACAAGTGGCTAAAAAGCTACGGGATGTGCGGACTTTAATCAGTGAAGGAGTTTTTGAGGTGGTGGCTGACAGAGCTCCAGAGCCTGTAGCAGATGAAAGACCTACTGAGCCAACAATAGTAGGCTTGCAATCACAACTTGAACAAGTTTGGAGATGTCTTGTAGTAGAAGAATCAGTGGGAATCATTGGCCTATATGGTATGGGCGGTGTTGGTAAAACCACACTATTGACCCATATCAACAATAAATTTCTTGAGAATCCAATCAACTTTGATTGTGTGATTTGGGTTGTAGTTTCAAAAGACCTGCGActtgaaaaaattcaagaagatATTGGGAAAAAGATAGGTCTGTTTGATGATTCATGGAAGAGTAAAAGTGTAGAGGAGAAAGCTGTCGACATCTTCCGGAGTTTAAGAGAGAAGAGATTTGTATTGTTGTTAGATGATATATGGGAGCGGGTTGATTTAACAAAGGTGGGCGTTCCACTTCCCGGACCACAAAATACTACCTCAAAAGTCGTATTCACAACCCGTTCCATCGATGTTTGTGGCAGCATGGAAAGTCACAGGAAGTTCCCAGTAGCATGCTTATCAGAAGAGGATGCTTGGGAGCTGTTTCGAGAAAAAGTAGGGCAAGAAACTCTTGAGAGTCATCATGATATCGTTGAGCTAGCCCAAACTGTGGCCAGAGAGTGTGATGGTTTGCCACTCGCACTTCTTACTATTGGTCGAGCTATGGCCTGCAAAAGGACAGCAGAGGAGTGGAGACACGCAGTTGAAGTGCTAAGAAGATCAGCTTCTGAGTTTGCAGGTTTGGGAGAAAAGGTGTACTCTCTTTTAAAATTCAGCTATGATAGTTTGCAGAATGAGACGATTAAATCTTGTTTCTTATATTGTTGTTTATATCCCGAAGATTATGGAATTCTTAAATGGGACTTGATTGATTGTTGGATTGGTGAGGGATTCTTAGAGCAATCTGACAGGCTTAGTGCAGAATACCAAGGATACTACATTGTGGGCACTCTTGTTCAAGCATGTTTATTAGAAGAGTTAGAAGATGATAAAGTAAAAATGCATGACGTTATTCGTGATATGGCTCTATGGATAACCAGTGAAATTGAGAAGGAGAAGAGAAACTTTTTGGTTCGTGCAGGTGCTGGATTAAAAGAGGCACCGGCTGTTAAAGGATGGGAAAATGTGAGAAGATTGTCACTGATGCAAAACCAAATTGAAACTCTGTCAGAGGTTCCTACATGCCCTCATCTCCTCACTTTATTTCTTGACTTTAATCAGGAGTTGGAGATGATCGCGGATGGTTTCTTCCAATTTATGCCTTCTCTCAAAGTTTTGAAGATATCAAACTGTGgaaacatttttcaattacCTGTTGGGATGTCAAAGTTGGGTTCACTAGAACTTCTTGATATTTCACATACCTTCATAAAAGAGTTACCAGAAGAGTTAAAGAAGTTGGTAAATctgaaatgtttgaatttgaggTGGACAAGggagttaaataaaattccacGGCAACTAATATCAAATTCTTCAAGGTTACGTGTGTTGAGAATGTTCGCTACTGGCTACATACGATTCGATGATGCACCAGAAGACGGCGTTTTATTTGGTGGGGGTGAAGTTTTGATACAGGAATTGCtcggtttgaaatatttagagGTATTGGAGTTGACCTTGGGAAGTTATCATGCTCTCCAAATTCTTTTGAGctcaaataagttaaaaagttgTATTCGATCTCTTTACCTCGAGTTGACCGGAGATACAACGTCAATTATTGATGCTACGGCTTTCGCAGATCTAAACCACCTCaatgaattatatattaataatggtATTGAGTtggaagaattgaagattgaTTATACGCAGATAGTACGAAAAAGGCGGGAACCTTTTGTTTTCCGCAGCCTTCACCGTGTTACTGTTATGGATTGCCATAAATTGAAAGATGTGACATTCCTCGTTTTTGCTCCAAACCTCAAGTCTCTTACGCTATTCGATTGCGGTGCTATGGAAGAAATAATCAGCGTCGGAAAATTTGCTGAGACTCCTGAGATGATGGGACATATAAGCCCTTTTGAAAATCTCCAATTGCTTGATTTAGATAATTTGCCACATTTGAAGAGCATCTTCTGGAAGCCATTGCCTTTCACTCATCTCAAAAAAATGGTGGTGGTACAGAGGTGCGATCAGCTTGAAAAGCTTCCACTCGATTCCAACAGTGCAAAAGAGCGTAAATTTGTTATTCGTGGATACACAGGGTGGTGGAACCGACTTCAATGGGAGGATGAAGCCACTCAAATTGCTTTTCGTTCCTGTTTCCAACCAATGGGAGTACTGAGCGGTGGTCGCAAAATTTGA
- the LOC102608225 gene encoding probable disease resistance protein At5g63020 isoform X11: protein MCSIFQITCDGALFNRCLDCFLGKAAYIRNLQDNLVALETELGNLIAAKNDVTRRVDNAERQQMRRLDRVQRWISRVEVVETEADELIRHGSREIEKLCVGGYCSKNCMSSYKFGKQVAKKLRDVRTLISEGVFEVVADRAPEPVADERPTEPTIVGLQSQLEQVWRCLVVEESVGIIGLYGMGGVGKTTLLTHINNKFLENPINFDCVIWVVVSKDLRLEKIQEDIGKKIGLFDDSWKSKSVEEKAVDIFRSLREKRFVLLLDDIWERVDLTKVGVPLPGPQNTTSKVVFTTRSIDVCGSMESHRKFPVACLSEEDAWELFREKVGQETLESHHDIVELAQTVARECDGLPLALLTIGRAMACKRTAEEWRHAVEVLRRSASEFAGLGEKVYSLLKFSYDSLQNETIKSCFLYCCLYPEDYGILKWDLIDCWIGEGFLEQSDRLSAEYQGYYIVGTLVQACLLEELEDDKVKMHDVIRDMALWITSEIEKEKRNFLVRAGAGLKEAPAVKGWENVRRLSLMQNQIETLSEVPTCPHLLTLFLDFNQELEMIADGFFQFMPSLKVLKISNCGNIFQLPVGMSKLGSLELLDISHTFIKELPEELKKLVNLKCLNLRWTRELNKIPRQLISNSSRLRVLRMFATGYIRFDDAPEDGVLFGGGEVLIQELLGLKYLEVLELTLGSYHALQILLSSNKLKSCIRSLYLELTGDTTSIIDATAFADLNHLNELYINNGIELEELKIDYTQIVRKRREPFVFRSLHRVTVMDCHKLKDVTFLVFAPNLKSLTLFDCGAMEEIISVGKFAETPEMMGHISPFENLQLLDLDNLPHLKSIFWKPLPFTHLKKMVVVQRCDQLEKLPLDSNSAKERKFVIRGYTGWWNRLQWEDEATQIAFRSCFQPMGVLSGGRKI from the coding sequence CTTGGAGACTGAATTGGGAAATCTAATCGCAGCAAAGAACGATGTGACGAGGAGGGTTGACAATGCTGAACGGCAACAAATGAGAAGGCTGGACCGAGTGCAACGATGGATTTCGAGAGTGGAAGTTGTTGAAACTGAAGCCGATGAATTGATAAGACATGGCTCTcgagaaattgaaaaattatgtgTTGGAGGCTACTGTTCCAAGAACTGCATGTCAAGCTACAAGTTCGGAAAACAAGTGGCTAAAAAGCTACGGGATGTGCGGACTTTAATCAGTGAAGGAGTTTTTGAGGTGGTGGCTGACAGAGCTCCAGAGCCTGTAGCAGATGAAAGACCTACTGAGCCAACAATAGTAGGCTTGCAATCACAACTTGAACAAGTTTGGAGATGTCTTGTAGTAGAAGAATCAGTGGGAATCATTGGCCTATATGGTATGGGCGGTGTTGGTAAAACCACACTATTGACCCATATCAACAATAAATTTCTTGAGAATCCAATCAACTTTGATTGTGTGATTTGGGTTGTAGTTTCAAAAGACCTGCGActtgaaaaaattcaagaagatATTGGGAAAAAGATAGGTCTGTTTGATGATTCATGGAAGAGTAAAAGTGTAGAGGAGAAAGCTGTCGACATCTTCCGGAGTTTAAGAGAGAAGAGATTTGTATTGTTGTTAGATGATATATGGGAGCGGGTTGATTTAACAAAGGTGGGCGTTCCACTTCCCGGACCACAAAATACTACCTCAAAAGTCGTATTCACAACCCGTTCCATCGATGTTTGTGGCAGCATGGAAAGTCACAGGAAGTTCCCAGTAGCATGCTTATCAGAAGAGGATGCTTGGGAGCTGTTTCGAGAAAAAGTAGGGCAAGAAACTCTTGAGAGTCATCATGATATCGTTGAGCTAGCCCAAACTGTGGCCAGAGAGTGTGATGGTTTGCCACTCGCACTTCTTACTATTGGTCGAGCTATGGCCTGCAAAAGGACAGCAGAGGAGTGGAGACACGCAGTTGAAGTGCTAAGAAGATCAGCTTCTGAGTTTGCAGGTTTGGGAGAAAAGGTGTACTCTCTTTTAAAATTCAGCTATGATAGTTTGCAGAATGAGACGATTAAATCTTGTTTCTTATATTGTTGTTTATATCCCGAAGATTATGGAATTCTTAAATGGGACTTGATTGATTGTTGGATTGGTGAGGGATTCTTAGAGCAATCTGACAGGCTTAGTGCAGAATACCAAGGATACTACATTGTGGGCACTCTTGTTCAAGCATGTTTATTAGAAGAGTTAGAAGATGATAAAGTAAAAATGCATGACGTTATTCGTGATATGGCTCTATGGATAACCAGTGAAATTGAGAAGGAGAAGAGAAACTTTTTGGTTCGTGCAGGTGCTGGATTAAAAGAGGCACCGGCTGTTAAAGGATGGGAAAATGTGAGAAGATTGTCACTGATGCAAAACCAAATTGAAACTCTGTCAGAGGTTCCTACATGCCCTCATCTCCTCACTTTATTTCTTGACTTTAATCAGGAGTTGGAGATGATCGCGGATGGTTTCTTCCAATTTATGCCTTCTCTCAAAGTTTTGAAGATATCAAACTGTGgaaacatttttcaattacCTGTTGGGATGTCAAAGTTGGGTTCACTAGAACTTCTTGATATTTCACATACCTTCATAAAAGAGTTACCAGAAGAGTTAAAGAAGTTGGTAAATctgaaatgtttgaatttgaggTGGACAAGggagttaaataaaattccacGGCAACTAATATCAAATTCTTCAAGGTTACGTGTGTTGAGAATGTTCGCTACTGGCTACATACGATTCGATGATGCACCAGAAGACGGCGTTTTATTTGGTGGGGGTGAAGTTTTGATACAGGAATTGCtcggtttgaaatatttagagGTATTGGAGTTGACCTTGGGAAGTTATCATGCTCTCCAAATTCTTTTGAGctcaaataagttaaaaagttgTATTCGATCTCTTTACCTCGAGTTGACCGGAGATACAACGTCAATTATTGATGCTACGGCTTTCGCAGATCTAAACCACCTCaatgaattatatattaataatggtATTGAGTtggaagaattgaagattgaTTATACGCAGATAGTACGAAAAAGGCGGGAACCTTTTGTTTTCCGCAGCCTTCACCGTGTTACTGTTATGGATTGCCATAAATTGAAAGATGTGACATTCCTCGTTTTTGCTCCAAACCTCAAGTCTCTTACGCTATTCGATTGCGGTGCTATGGAAGAAATAATCAGCGTCGGAAAATTTGCTGAGACTCCTGAGATGATGGGACATATAAGCCCTTTTGAAAATCTCCAATTGCTTGATTTAGATAATTTGCCACATTTGAAGAGCATCTTCTGGAAGCCATTGCCTTTCACTCATCTCAAAAAAATGGTGGTGGTACAGAGGTGCGATCAGCTTGAAAAGCTTCCACTCGATTCCAACAGTGCAAAAGAGCGTAAATTTGTTATTCGTGGATACACAGGGTGGTGGAACCGACTTCAATGGGAGGATGAAGCCACTCAAATTGCTTTTCGTTCCTGTTTCCAACCAATGGGAGTACTGAGCGGTGGTCGCAAAATTTGA